The proteins below come from a single Gossypium raimondii isolate GPD5lz chromosome 2, ASM2569854v1, whole genome shotgun sequence genomic window:
- the LOC105789081 gene encoding uncharacterized protein LOC105789081 isoform X3, producing MMVCFCSQNVRDGIHACLRDFDRLQNLAVVLIYIQIGCSLIGSLGALYNGVSLINLGIALFALVAIESSSQSLGRTYAVLLFCAILLDISWFILFSHDIWNMSSERNGMLFTFSLRLSLAMEIVGFCVRFCSSLLWIQIYRQGISYVNSGANPRDPDFDLRTSFLSPATLPNSRQCSHNDSDDALGASIYDPAYYSSLFEDRQQPSRHSFLVENDPKVLQIVRIQAHI from the exons ATGATGGTTTGTTTTTGCTCTCAGAATGTGAGAGATGGAATTCACGCTTGTCTTCGCGATTTTGATAGGCTCCAGAATCTGGCCGTCGTCCTTATTTACATCCAA ATCGGGTGCTCCTTGATCGGATCCCTCGGCGCATTATACAACGGTGTGTCGCTCATCAATTTGGGGATCGCATTGTTCGCTTTGGTTGCCATCGAGAGCAGCAGTCAGAGCTTAGGTCGAACCTACGCCGTTTTGCTCTTCTGCGCCATTCTGCTTGACATTTCGTGGTTCATCCTCTTTTCCCACGATATTTGGAACATGTCCAGCGAGCGTAATGGAATGTTGTTCACCTTCTCCCTCAGATTATCGCTTGCCATGGAGATCGTGGGGTTTTGCGTAAGATTCTGCTCGTCCCTCTTATGGATTCAAATATATAGACAGGGAATTTCATATGTAAACAGTGGTGCCAATCCTCGAGACCCTGATTTCGATTTGAGAACTAGTTTTCTGAGCCCTGCAACCCTACCCAATTCCAGACAGTGCTCTCACAATGACTCTGATGACGCTTTAGGAGCTTCCATCTACGATCCTGCTTATTACTCTTCCCTTTTTGAAGACCGTCAGCAACCCAGTAGACATTCATTTCTG GTGGAGAATGATCCAAAAGTGCTTCAGATTGTCCGAATTCAAGCACATATTTGA
- the LOC105789081 gene encoding uncharacterized protein LOC105789081 isoform X1 — translation MMVCFCSQNVRDGIHACLRDFDRLQNLAVVLIYIQIGCSLIGSLGALYNGVSLINLGIALFALVAIESSSQSLGRTYAVLLFCAILLDISWFILFSHDIWNMSSERNGMLFTFSLRLSLAMEIVGFCVRFCSSLLWIQIYRQGISYVNSGANPRDPDFDLRTSFLSPATLPNSRQCSHNDSDDALGASIYDPAYYSSLFEDRQQPSRHSFLLQVENDPKVLQIVRIQAHI, via the exons ATGATGGTTTGTTTTTGCTCTCAGAATGTGAGAGATGGAATTCACGCTTGTCTTCGCGATTTTGATAGGCTCCAGAATCTGGCCGTCGTCCTTATTTACATCCAA ATCGGGTGCTCCTTGATCGGATCCCTCGGCGCATTATACAACGGTGTGTCGCTCATCAATTTGGGGATCGCATTGTTCGCTTTGGTTGCCATCGAGAGCAGCAGTCAGAGCTTAGGTCGAACCTACGCCGTTTTGCTCTTCTGCGCCATTCTGCTTGACATTTCGTGGTTCATCCTCTTTTCCCACGATATTTGGAACATGTCCAGCGAGCGTAATGGAATGTTGTTCACCTTCTCCCTCAGATTATCGCTTGCCATGGAGATCGTGGGGTTTTGCGTAAGATTCTGCTCGTCCCTCTTATGGATTCAAATATATAGACAGGGAATTTCATATGTAAACAGTGGTGCCAATCCTCGAGACCCTGATTTCGATTTGAGAACTAGTTTTCTGAGCCCTGCAACCCTACCCAATTCCAGACAGTGCTCTCACAATGACTCTGATGACGCTTTAGGAGCTTCCATCTACGATCCTGCTTATTACTCTTCCCTTTTTGAAGACCGTCAGCAACCCAGTAGACATTCATTTCTG TTGCAGGTGGAGAATGATCCAAAAGTGCTTCAGATTGTCCGAATTCAAGCACATATTTGA
- the LOC105789081 gene encoding uncharacterized protein LOC105789081 isoform X2 encodes MMVCFCSQNVRDGIHACLRDFDRLQNLAVVLIYIQIGCSLIGSLGALYNGVSLINLGIALFALVAIESSSQSLGRTYAVLLFCAILLDISWFILFSHDIWNMSSERNGMLFTFSLRLSLAMEIVGFCVRFCSSLLWIQIYRQGISYVNSGANPRDPDFDLRTSFLSPATLPNSRQCSHNDSDDALGASIYDPAYYSSLFEDRQQPSRHSFLGQNNAVSRTGSTAGAEVS; translated from the exons ATGATGGTTTGTTTTTGCTCTCAGAATGTGAGAGATGGAATTCACGCTTGTCTTCGCGATTTTGATAGGCTCCAGAATCTGGCCGTCGTCCTTATTTACATCCAA ATCGGGTGCTCCTTGATCGGATCCCTCGGCGCATTATACAACGGTGTGTCGCTCATCAATTTGGGGATCGCATTGTTCGCTTTGGTTGCCATCGAGAGCAGCAGTCAGAGCTTAGGTCGAACCTACGCCGTTTTGCTCTTCTGCGCCATTCTGCTTGACATTTCGTGGTTCATCCTCTTTTCCCACGATATTTGGAACATGTCCAGCGAGCGTAATGGAATGTTGTTCACCTTCTCCCTCAGATTATCGCTTGCCATGGAGATCGTGGGGTTTTGCGTAAGATTCTGCTCGTCCCTCTTATGGATTCAAATATATAGACAGGGAATTTCATATGTAAACAGTGGTGCCAATCCTCGAGACCCTGATTTCGATTTGAGAACTAGTTTTCTGAGCCCTGCAACCCTACCCAATTCCAGACAGTGCTCTCACAATGACTCTGATGACGCTTTAGGAGCTTCCATCTACGATCCTGCTTATTACTCTTCCCTTTTTGAAGACCGTCAGCAACCCAGTAGACATTCATTTCTG GGTCAAAATAATGCTGTTAGCAGAACTGGATCCACTGCTGGTGCTGAAGTTTCTTAG